In a genomic window of Gadus macrocephalus chromosome 9, ASM3116895v1:
- the LOC132464248 gene encoding DNA polymerase III PolC-type-like produces the protein MLRLPSNVQLFNKNESQLIYGVFYLIRKFLPISDMQSMASLGRTLVFLDVETTGLDTWQCDIIQLAAISGVHTFNIYMMPQVAIDRGATAVNGFSVSDGALLLRGTAMPTATLTEALTSFLDFLRSLEQPVLLAAHNARRFDKPVLDRALLGCSLARQFQQLGSRFLDTLPLSRALHPGFDSHSLVNLSDYFLPRHYNAHDALEDVRALQELYNCWNPRQETLDQFVF, from the exons ATGTTACGGCTGCCGTCTAATGTGCAACTGTTTAACAAAAACGAAAGTCAACTCATTTACGGAGTTTTCTATCTCATCAGGAAGTTCCTGCCCATTTCCGATATGCAGTCCATG GCGTCTCTTGGTAGAACTTTGGTCTTCCTTGACGTGGAGACCACGGGATTAG ACACCTGGCAGTGTGATATCATCCAGCTGGCGGCCATTAGCGGAGTTCACACTTTCAACATTTACATGATGCCCCAAGTCGCCATCGACAGAGGGGCCACGGCGGTCAATGGCTTTAGCGTCAGCGATGGCGCCCTCCTGCTGCGCGGTACAGCCATGCCCACCGCCACTTTGACTGAGGCACTGACCTCCTTCCTTGACTTCCTGCGGTCCTTAGAGCAGCCCGTGCTGCTGGCCGCACACAACGCCAGACGCTTTGACAAACCAGTACTGGACAGAGCGCTACTCGGTTGTTCCCTCGCCAGGCAGTTCCAACAGCTGGGCTCCAGATTCTTGGACACCTTACCGCTCAGTAGGGCGCTCCATCCAGGGTTTGACAGCCATTCACTTGTGAATCTGTCGGACTACTTCCTGCCTAGACACTACAATGCCCATGATGCATTAGAGGATGTTAGGGCTCTGCAGGAGCTGTACAATTGTTGGAATCCCCGTCAAGAGACTTTGGATCAGTTTGTGTTCTAG